From the genome of Brevibacterium sp. JSBI002, one region includes:
- a CDS encoding MFS transporter: MSTTAPGPAASQPTEPHSITREERKVLAGTLVGTTIEWYDFFIYAQAAGLILSAQYFGPLAADNPALGQIMAWASLGISFLFRPLGAIIAGHLGDRIGRKKMLVLTLILMGAATSLIGLLPNYAMIGVGAPILLTLLRILQGFSAGGEWGGAALLSVEHAPISKRGIFGAYPQIGVPVGMILATGVIWVLTTVLTAEQFASFGWRIPFLFSVVLVFVGYYIRRQVEESPVFAELAERKAESSAPLGTLFKKNTKEVVLSALIFIGNNAVGYMIIAFFAAYASRPIAEGGSVGLDRAPVLLATTLASFGWLVFTMWGGALSDKLGRVRTFQIGYVLLIVWLIPTFLMIDMANIWMYGIGIFVLTVGMGLSYGPMSAMYAEMFPVEVRYSGVSIGYALGAILGGAFAPTIAETLLAETGKSISIAIYMIIVCIISLIGVSLVKETKGNDLGLTKHH, translated from the coding sequence ATGTCCACCACAGCCCCCGGCCCGGCCGCATCACAGCCGACCGAGCCCCATTCGATCACCCGCGAGGAGCGCAAGGTCCTCGCCGGCACCCTCGTCGGCACCACCATCGAGTGGTACGACTTCTTCATCTACGCTCAGGCCGCCGGCCTCATCCTCTCCGCTCAGTACTTCGGCCCTTTGGCCGCGGACAATCCGGCGCTCGGTCAGATCATGGCGTGGGCGTCTCTGGGCATCTCGTTCCTCTTCCGCCCGTTGGGCGCGATCATCGCCGGCCACCTCGGCGATCGGATCGGACGCAAGAAGATGCTCGTGCTCACGCTCATCCTCATGGGGGCCGCGACCTCGCTCATCGGCCTGCTCCCGAACTACGCGATGATCGGAGTCGGCGCCCCGATCCTGCTCACCCTGCTGCGGATCCTGCAGGGCTTCTCCGCCGGCGGCGAATGGGGTGGGGCCGCGCTGCTGTCGGTCGAGCATGCCCCGATCTCCAAGCGCGGCATCTTCGGCGCGTACCCGCAGATCGGCGTGCCGGTCGGCATGATCCTCGCCACCGGCGTGATCTGGGTGCTCACCACGGTCCTCACCGCCGAACAGTTCGCGAGCTTCGGATGGAGGATCCCGTTCCTCTTCTCCGTCGTCCTCGTCTTCGTCGGCTATTACATCCGCCGGCAGGTCGAGGAGTCCCCGGTCTTCGCCGAGCTCGCCGAGCGCAAGGCCGAATCCTCGGCTCCGCTGGGCACCCTGTTCAAGAAGAACACGAAGGAAGTCGTGCTCTCCGCGCTCATCTTCATCGGCAACAACGCGGTGGGCTACATGATCATCGCGTTCTTCGCCGCCTACGCCTCGCGCCCCATCGCCGAGGGCGGTTCCGTCGGCCTCGACCGCGCACCAGTGCTGTTGGCGACGACGCTCGCGAGCTTCGGTTGGCTGGTGTTCACGATGTGGGGCGGGGCGCTGTCGGACAAGCTCGGTCGCGTGCGGACCTTCCAGATCGGGTACGTCCTGCTCATCGTGTGGCTCATCCCGACCTTCCTCATGATCGACATGGCGAACATCTGGATGTACGGCATCGGCATCTTCGTCCTCACCGTCGGCATGGGCCTGTCGTATGGCCCGATGTCGGCGATGTATGCGGAGATGTTCCCGGTCGAGGTCCGCTACTCGGGCGTCTCGATCGGCTACGCGCTCGGCGCGATCCTCGGTGGTGCCTTCGCCCCGACGATCGCCGAGACCCTGCTCGCCGAGACCGGAAAATCGATCTCGATCGCGATCTACATGATCATCGTGTGCATCATCTCGCTCATCGGCGTCAGCCTCGTCAAGGAAACGAAGGGCAACGACCTCGGCCTGACGAAGCACCACTGA
- a CDS encoding YtxH domain-containing protein, producing MMKGRLLLAAGIGVGFVLGSRAGRQSYESLKGYAQDLWSDPKVQDRVSDIEDTVREKAPVVQDKAEQALKSAGEKSKRVGDEMKSKISGDSTEDPTEDSHG from the coding sequence ATGATGAAAGGCAGACTTCTACTGGCGGCAGGAATCGGAGTGGGGTTCGTCCTCGGCTCCCGCGCCGGCCGACAGAGCTACGAATCGCTGAAGGGATATGCGCAGGATCTGTGGAGCGACCCCAAGGTCCAAGACCGCGTGTCCGACATTGAGGACACAGTCAGAGAGAAGGCTCCGGTCGTGCAGGACAAAGCCGAGCAGGCGCTGAAGAGCGCCGGCGAGAAATCGAAGAGAGTCGGCGATGAGATGAAGTCGAAGATCTCCGGCGACTCGACTGAGGACCCGACGGAGGACAGCCATGGCTGA
- the paaZ gene encoding phenylacetic acid degradation bifunctional protein PaaZ has translation MTEILSSYVAGSWHTPAATESARPVRDAGTGELLHSVSSAGVDFAAVADHARTTGIAELQKLTFHQRGVILKKLATYLMERTKDYHEISFTTGTTKRDAFVDIEGGIGTLFTYSGVARRQMPNSTVHLDGGVERLSKNGTFVGRHILTSRQGLALQINAFNFPVWGMLEKFGPMFVAGVPVVVKPATDTAHLTRAVVADMIESGLLPAGAIQLVCGDVTPLFDRLAEQDAIAFTGSANTARTLSGLDCVTQRGTRFFAEADSLNFSLLGPDAAPGTEEFDLFVSGVVAEMTVKAGQKCTAIRRTFVPEAHAEAVGEAIIAKLSTQGVGDPREKSTRLGPVVSDKQRTDVLDAVDQIIAGGAHLLAGGREESDRLAAEHGGAYVAATVLQADDAWSDAVHDIEAFGPVTSIITYSDTEEAVRLAARGRGSLVGSVVTHDRDFATEFVRRIAPWHGRVLVLDRDDAEESTGHGSPLPNLIHGGPGRAGGGEEMGGLRGVEHFMQRTAIQASPDMLTAIGGEWVNGSERRLGDHPFTKSLEDLRIGDTLDSEWREVTLDDIEHFANFTGDTFYAHMNEEAAAANPFFPGRVAHGYLIVSFAAGLFVQPDPGPVLANYGLEGLNFITPVSPGDKLKVTLTAKRITPRETDEYGEVRWDAQVVNQNDESVANYDVLTLVAKEY, from the coding sequence ATGACCGAAATCCTCAGTTCCTATGTGGCCGGATCCTGGCACACGCCGGCAGCGACCGAGTCCGCCCGGCCTGTCCGCGACGCCGGCACGGGGGAGCTCCTGCACTCGGTGAGCTCGGCCGGAGTCGACTTCGCCGCCGTCGCCGACCACGCCCGGACCACCGGCATCGCCGAACTGCAGAAGCTCACCTTCCACCAGCGCGGTGTGATCCTCAAGAAGCTCGCGACCTACCTCATGGAGCGCACGAAGGACTACCACGAGATCTCCTTCACCACCGGCACCACCAAGCGCGACGCCTTCGTCGACATCGAAGGCGGAATCGGCACGCTCTTCACCTACTCCGGCGTCGCCCGCCGCCAGATGCCGAACTCGACCGTCCACCTCGACGGCGGGGTCGAGCGCCTGTCTAAGAACGGCACCTTCGTCGGCCGCCACATCCTCACCTCCCGGCAGGGCCTGGCGCTGCAGATCAACGCCTTCAACTTCCCCGTCTGGGGCATGCTCGAGAAGTTCGGGCCCATGTTCGTCGCCGGCGTCCCCGTCGTCGTCAAGCCCGCCACGGACACCGCCCACCTGACCCGCGCGGTCGTCGCGGATATGATCGAGTCCGGCCTGCTTCCCGCCGGTGCGATCCAGCTGGTCTGCGGTGACGTCACCCCGCTCTTCGACCGTCTCGCCGAACAGGATGCGATCGCGTTCACCGGCTCAGCCAACACCGCCCGCACGCTCTCCGGGCTCGACTGCGTGACCCAGCGCGGCACCCGCTTCTTCGCCGAGGCGGACTCACTCAACTTCTCCCTGCTAGGTCCCGACGCCGCACCCGGAACGGAGGAATTCGACCTCTTCGTCTCCGGCGTCGTCGCCGAGATGACCGTCAAGGCCGGACAGAAGTGCACCGCGATCCGCCGCACCTTCGTCCCCGAAGCCCACGCCGAGGCGGTCGGCGAGGCCATCATCGCGAAGCTTTCCACCCAGGGTGTCGGAGATCCGCGCGAGAAGTCCACCCGCCTGGGCCCCGTGGTCTCCGACAAGCAGCGCACAGACGTTCTCGACGCGGTCGACCAGATCATCGCCGGGGGAGCGCATCTGCTCGCCGGCGGCCGTGAGGAATCCGATCGTCTGGCCGCCGAACACGGCGGAGCCTATGTCGCGGCCACCGTCCTCCAGGCCGATGACGCCTGGTCCGATGCCGTCCACGACATCGAAGCCTTCGGGCCCGTGACCTCGATCATCACCTATTCCGACACCGAGGAGGCCGTCCGCCTGGCCGCCCGGGGCCGCGGCTCCCTGGTCGGCTCAGTCGTCACCCACGACCGTGATTTCGCCACCGAATTCGTCCGCAGGATCGCTCCGTGGCATGGCCGTGTGCTCGTCCTTGACCGCGACGATGCCGAAGAGTCGACCGGTCACGGCTCGCCGCTGCCGAACCTCATCCACGGCGGCCCCGGACGCGCCGGCGGCGGTGAGGAGATGGGCGGACTGCGCGGCGTCGAACACTTCATGCAGCGCACCGCGATCCAGGCCTCCCCGGACATGCTCACCGCGATCGGCGGGGAATGGGTCAACGGATCGGAGCGCCGCCTCGGCGATCATCCGTTCACGAAGTCGCTTGAGGACCTGCGCATCGGCGACACCCTCGATTCGGAGTGGCGGGAGGTCACGCTCGACGATATCGAGCACTTCGCGAACTTCACTGGGGACACCTTCTACGCCCACATGAACGAGGAGGCGGCCGCCGCGAACCCGTTCTTCCCGGGACGCGTGGCGCACGGCTACCTCATCGTGTCCTTCGCTGCCGGACTCTTCGTCCAGCCGGACCCGGGTCCGGTGCTCGCGAACTACGGGCTCGAGGGTCTGAACTTCATCACGCCCGTCTCCCCAGGTGACAAGCTCAAGGTGACGCTGACCGCCAAGCGCATCACCCCGCGTGAGACCGACGAATACGGTGAGGTCCGCTGGGACGCACAGGTCGTCAACCAGAACGACGAATCCGTGGCGAACTACGACGTGCTCACGCTGGTGGCCAAGGAGTACTGA
- a CDS encoding TetR/AcrR family transcriptional regulator produces MPESSSPASTTPDPTTSSAESTTAASTSPTTPAEATAPKRSRRGRPGYDRETLINKATEVFVSRGYDGTSMDTVARELGITKSAIYHHVKSKEELLHLAISRGIRALDSAVETESLRENVTALERLQLAVRASVVILIEYHHSVTLLLRVRGNSPLEREALEARRNIDAKVRALVEAAIAEGGLRSDFTPGLITRLLFGMVNSITEWYRPSYPVDPDTIAEAVTTMAFQGLEA; encoded by the coding sequence ATGCCCGAATCGTCCTCACCTGCGTCGACAACCCCGGACCCGACGACGTCGTCCGCGGAATCGACGACCGCCGCGTCGACGTCCCCGACGACCCCCGCCGAGGCGACCGCCCCCAAACGCTCGCGCCGCGGCCGTCCCGGCTACGACCGGGAGACCTTGATCAACAAGGCCACAGAGGTCTTCGTCTCCCGCGGCTATGACGGCACGTCGATGGACACGGTCGCCCGTGAGCTCGGCATCACGAAGTCCGCGATCTACCATCACGTGAAGTCGAAGGAAGAGCTGCTGCACCTGGCGATCAGCCGCGGCATCCGCGCCCTCGATTCCGCTGTGGAGACCGAGAGCCTGCGAGAGAACGTCACCGCCCTCGAACGCCTGCAGCTGGCCGTGCGCGCCAGCGTCGTCATCCTCATCGAGTACCACCATTCGGTGACCTTGCTGCTGCGCGTGCGCGGAAACTCACCCTTAGAACGCGAAGCCCTCGAGGCCCGACGCAATATCGATGCGAAGGTCCGTGCGCTCGTCGAGGCCGCCATCGCCGAGGGCGGTCTGCGCTCGGACTTCACCCCCGGGCTCATCACCCGTCTGCTCTTCGGCATGGTCAACTCGATCACCGAGTGGTACCGCCCCAGCTATCCCGTCGACCCCGACACCATCGCCGAGGCGGTCACAACGATGGCCTTCCAAGGCCTGGAGGCCTGA